The genomic interval ACCGACATCCCCACGGCTCAGACCGTGACGGCCGCCGGAGTACCGAGGGCCGCCCAGTAACCCGGACGAGCGGACCGCTCCGGCAGCCGGCTCGCGCATCCGCCTTCCCCCTCCCGGGGCCCGGACCGCGCAGGCACGCCCGTCACACGCCGGGCAGCCTGCGCGGTTCGACGCGTTCCTCGACCGCTCTGTCGCCTTCGCGCGTCACGAGGTAGGCACCCTTGCCGGGCACCTCGGTGCAGTGGGTGGCGGGCAGGGTGCCGTCCGCGACGAGTCGGTGGACCAGGGGCGGGGGCCCGGGTCGCTGTCGTAGTGCACCCCGTTGCCGTACGGCAGGAATCCCAACACGTCGGTGAGCGGGCGGAGTTCGCTTCCATGTCGTCCAGGTTGGGCATGGGGAAGAGGTGCAACAGCGTGAGGTCGAGGGCTTGGTGTGCCAGGGCGTCCCTCCTCGCCCCGTCCGGGAGCATGGTGTCGTTGGTGGCGTTCAGCCGGATCGCCTCCGTGCTGGGCGTCTCGGCGCAGACGGTCGCGCGGCGGTACCGGCGACTGCGCGCGGAGTCCGGACTGCGGGTGGTGGGAACCGCGTTCAGGAGGCCCGCCGCCGAGCCCGTCTCGCGGGGCCGGAGCGGGGTCAGGGCCAGGGTGAAGAAGGCGGGGGCGAAGAGGCCGGCGCCGCAGCCGACGGCGGTCAGGGCAAGGGGCAGGGCCCGGGGGTACCCACCCGGTGTCGCCGAGTGGTAGACGGCCACGGACGCGCACAGGCCGGCCAGCAGGACACCGAGCCCGGCGTACATCACGCGGCGCCCCCACCGTCGTACGCCGTACGCCCCCCGCCGCCCACGAGGCCAGAGCGAGCCCGAGCGACAACGGGGCGAGGGTCAGGCCCGACTTCAACACACCGATCCCGAAGCCCAGTTGGACTGAAGCCCCACGACGGTCATGAGACCGTTCGTCACCGCGAAGAAGGCCGTGGAGGCGACCAGCGCGGCCGGGAAGGCCCGGTGGGCGAACAGCCCCGGCTCCACCAGCGGGGGTGCGGCCCGGGGAGAGGTCCGAGCCGATCAGGGGCTCGCGGGCCAGGCGCAGGACCACCAGTGCGAGCGGGACGTTGACCAGGAACACCACGCGCCAGGACGAGCCGCACAGGTCGGCGTGGGTCAGCACCCCGCCGAGTACCGGTCCGCACACGGCCGCGAGGCCCATCACCGGGCCGATGCAGCCCAGGGCCCTGGACAGCTCGGGGCCCGAGAACATCGCCTTGATCAGGCCGATGGTCTGGGGGACGATCACCGCCGCCGCGGCTCCCTGCAGCGCCCTGAAGGCGATCAGGACCCCTACAGCGGGCGCCAGGGCGCAGGCGACGGAGGCGAGCGTGAAGCCCGCGACGCCCGCGACGAACAGCCGCTTGCGGCCGAGGATGTCGTCGAGCCGCCCGCGCCGGTGACGAGCAGCACCGCGAACGGCAGGGTGTAGGCGGCACCGAACCACTGCACGTCCGACACCGCCCCGCCCGCCCAGTTCGGCGTGGATGGCGGGCGCGGCGACCTGGACGACGGTCGCGTCCAGCAGGTTCATGGCCTCGCCGAGCAGCAGCGCACCGAGCGCGAGCCGTCGGGAGGGGTTCAGGTGGTGGGTGGTCATGGTCATGGTCATGGTCATGGGACCAGGCTGGGAAGCGGTCCCGCCGGAGGGCCAGCCACGGACGCAGTATCGAGGAATTCTTCCGTCCAGAGGGGCCGGGACGAGGAAAACGCACACCGCCGAGGTGGTTCGGGACGCGGACATGGGGTGCGGTCTCCTCCCGCACACGTACGTGAAGATCATTACGATGCGGAACCGAGAAGTCACTACACGGGCTGATCACTTGACTACCGGCGGTCACACGCGGTTGGCTCCTGGCCAGTGAAAGTTCGACGGCCGACGCGCCCGCGTCCCGGCCGCACTTTCGCGTTCCGCCTGCCAGGCCGCACAGCGAGGTGCCGCACCCCATGAACACTCCTCCCCCACCTCGGACTTCCTTGAGATCCCTGCGCGTGGCCGCCCTCACCTCCGTCGCCGTGCTGCTTCTCGCCGGCTGCTCCGGCGCCGGCGGCGACCTCGGCGGGGGCACAGACGCGGCGAAGGGCGCGGACGGCGCCGGGCTGAAGATCGCCCTGATCACCCACGGCGGCGAGGGCGACTCCTTCTGGGAACGTGTGCAGAAGGGGGCCGAGGCCGCCGCCGCCAAGGACGGTGTCGACCTGACGTACGCCAACGACTCCGATCCGGCGGGGCAGGCCCAGCTGGTGCGCGACGCGATCAGCGACCGGGTCGACGGCATCGCGGTGACCCTGGCCAAGCCGGCCGCGATGAGGGCCCCGGTGGCCGCGGCCCGGGCGGCCGGCATTCCGGTGGTGGGCCTCAACTCCGGTATCGACGCCTGGAAGTCGCAGGGACTGCTGGAGTACTTCGGCGAGGACGAGATCGTCGCCGGCGCGGCCGTCGGCGACAAGCTGAACGGCCTGAAGGTCAAGCACGCGCTGTGCGTCATCCACGAGCGGGGCAATGTCGCCCTGGAGGCGCGCTGCGCCGGAGTGAAGAAGACGTTCGGCGGCGAGACCGAGAACCTGTACGTGGAGGGCACCGACCCCGAGGCCGTGGACACCGTCCTCACGGCCAGGCTGCGGCAGAACCCCGGCATCGACGAGGTCGTCACCCTCGGCGCGCAGTTCGCGCTGGATGCCGTGGACTCGGTGAAGGCCGCCGGCAGCAGGGCCCACGTCGCCACCTTCGACCTCAACAACGACCTGGTCAAGGCGGTCCGCGCCGGGGACGTGCAGTTCGCGGTGGACCAGCAGCCGTATCTGCAGGGCTACCTCGCCGTGGACTCGCTGTGGCTGTACCGGACCAACGGCAACATCAGCGGGGGCGGCGTGGCTCCCGTGCTCACCGGGCCCGCGTTCGTCACCCGGACGAACGTCGCCGCGGTCGCGAAGTTCGCCGCCGCGGGCACGCGGTGACCTCCCCTCCCGACAACCGCTACCCCCCGACCGGCCCACTCCGCTCTCCCTGACCGCCCAAGGACGACCATGCCCGACCGGAAAGGCGCCCGCCGCCGCCTCGGCTCCATACGTCTCTCCCTCATCATGCTGGCGCTGGTGCCGAGCGTGACGCTCGCCGCGATGTGGGGTGTGACGACCACGCAGTTGTTCTCGGAAGGCCTGCGGCTGCGCTCGCAGACCGAGCTGAGCAGGTCGACCGGCGCGATGGGCACCGAGACCACGCTCGCGCTGCAGGGGGAACGCGCGGTGTCCGCCGCCTGGCTGTCCAAGGTGCCCGGTTCCCGGGCCGCCCTGGACGAGAAGCGGGCGGCCACGGACGCGGCGGTCGCCCAGCTCGTGCGGCGGTCCGAGGAGATCCAGCGGGCGCCCGCGCGCATCGCCGACCAGCTGTACTCGGTCCTCGGCTCGGTGGGCAGCCTGGAGTACTACCGCGACCAGGTGGACCACCCCACCGACATCACCTCCGAGCAGGCCCTCGACCAGTACACGTCGATCATCGACGACCAGATACACGCCTTCCAGCAGCTCTCGCAGGTCGACGACGGCGACCTCACCTCGCAGGCCGGTCCGCTCGTCGCGCTCGAACACGCGGCGGAGCTGACCTCGCAGGAGGATGTGGCACTCACCCTGGCCTGGCCGTCCGGGCATCTCGACGAGAAGGCCTGGGAGCACTTCGTCCAGCTGGTCAACACCCGCCGGTGGCTCGTCGAGGACCAGATCGTGCCCGCGCTGAGCGGCGAGGCGAAGACGCAGACCGAGCGGATCCTGTCGAGCGCGGACTGGCGGACCCTCACGGCGGTCGAGGACCAGGTCCTCGCCGCTCGCCCGGTCGCCGGCACCGGACGGGTGGCCCTGCCGGACGCGGGCAAGCGGTGGTCGGCCGCGATGACGAGGGTCTCCGTCCGCTACACCGACCTGATCCGGCAGCAGACCTCGGGCCTGCTGACCCGGAGCGCGGACAAGGCGCACGAGCAGTTGCTGACGGCGGGCTCCCTGAGCGCGGGCGGACTGATCGCGCTGCTGATCTGCCTGGTCATGTCCTGGCGGATCACCCGTTCGCTGTCCCGGCGGCTGCGGGGCCTGCGGGAGGCCACGCTGGGCCTCGCCCAGGAACGGCTTCCGGACGTGGTCGCGCGCCTGGAGCGGGGCGAGAAGGTCGATGTGGACCGGGCCGCACCGGAGTTGGACTACGGCTCGGACGAACTGGGGCAGGTCGCCCAGGCGTTCAACACGGCACAGCGCACAGCCGTGGTGACCGCCGTCGAACTCGCCGACACCCGGCGGGGGTTCCAGAAGGTGATCCTCGGGATCGCCCGGCAGAGCCAGAACCTTGTCAACCTCCAGCTCAGCCGGCTGGACACCCTGGAGCGCGAGCACCAGGACCCGGACGTCCTGGCGGGGCTGTACGAACTCGACTCCACGGCCAGCCAGTTGCGGCGGTACGAGGAGAACCTGGTCATCATCAGCGGCGGGCAGCCGCGGCGCAGCTGGACCGAGCCGGTCGCGCTGATCGACATCCTGCGCAGTGCGGTGGGCGAGGTCGCCGAGTACCAGCGGGTGGAGGTGCGCACCGAGGAGGAGGTCTGCGTGGCCCCGCCCGCGGTCGCGGACGTGATCCACCTGCTGGCCGAACTGATCGAGAACGCCACGCTGTACTCGCCCGCGCCGAGTCCGGTCGGGGTACGGGCCGGGCTGGTCGCCAAGGGGCTGGCCATCGAGGTCGAGGACCGGGGCCTCGGCATGTCGGAGGACGAGTACGCCGCCTTCAACGCCCACTTGGCCGAGGCCCCCAAGTTCGACGTGGTCGCCCTTGCCGACGACCTCCGACTCGGCATGTTCGTCGTCGCCCGCCTCGCCAACCGCCACGGCATCCAGGTGACCCTGCGCTCCTCGCCGTACGGCGGAACGACGGCGATCGTGCTGATCCCGCACGAGATCGTCGTACGGGAGGAGCACGAGCCGGAGGGCCGGGGCGGGGCGACGGCCTCAGTGACCGCAGGGGCGACGGCCTCAGTGACCGCAGGGACAACGGCCTCAGTGACCGCAGGGGCGACCGCGGAAGCGACGGCCGGGAAGTCGG from Streptomyces sp. CC0208 carries:
- a CDS encoding substrate-binding domain-containing protein produces the protein MNTPPPPRTSLRSLRVAALTSVAVLLLAGCSGAGGDLGGGTDAAKGADGAGLKIALITHGGEGDSFWERVQKGAEAAAAKDGVDLTYANDSDPAGQAQLVRDAISDRVDGIAVTLAKPAAMRAPVAAARAAGIPVVGLNSGIDAWKSQGLLEYFGEDEIVAGAAVGDKLNGLKVKHALCVIHERGNVALEARCAGVKKTFGGETENLYVEGTDPEAVDTVLTARLRQNPGIDEVVTLGAQFALDAVDSVKAAGSRAHVATFDLNNDLVKAVRAGDVQFAVDQQPYLQGYLAVDSLWLYRTNGNISGGGVAPVLTGPAFVTRTNVAAVAKFAAAGTR
- a CDS encoding nitrate- and nitrite sensing domain-containing protein, which gives rise to MPDRKGARRRLGSIRLSLIMLALVPSVTLAAMWGVTTTQLFSEGLRLRSQTELSRSTGAMGTETTLALQGERAVSAAWLSKVPGSRAALDEKRAATDAAVAQLVRRSEEIQRAPARIADQLYSVLGSVGSLEYYRDQVDHPTDITSEQALDQYTSIIDDQIHAFQQLSQVDDGDLTSQAGPLVALEHAAELTSQEDVALTLAWPSGHLDEKAWEHFVQLVNTRRWLVEDQIVPALSGEAKTQTERILSSADWRTLTAVEDQVLAARPVAGTGRVALPDAGKRWSAAMTRVSVRYTDLIRQQTSGLLTRSADKAHEQLLTAGSLSAGGLIALLICLVMSWRITRSLSRRLRGLREATLGLAQERLPDVVARLERGEKVDVDRAAPELDYGSDELGQVAQAFNTAQRTAVVTAVELADTRRGFQKVILGIARQSQNLVNLQLSRLDTLEREHQDPDVLAGLYELDSTASQLRRYEENLVIISGGQPRRSWTEPVALIDILRSAVGEVAEYQRVEVRTEEEVCVAPPAVADVIHLLAELIENATLYSPAPSPVGVRAGLVAKGLAIEVEDRGLGMSEDEYAAFNAHLAEAPKFDVVALADDLRLGMFVVARLANRHGIQVTLRSSPYGGTTAIVLIPHEIVVREEHEPEGRGGATASVTAGATASVTAGTTASVTAGATAEATAGKSDPAAVGASPGTDGTEGTADSADSADTSGPEDRAGAARAGDPAEPAGSPGAEPTPGAVSGRAGPRPLPAARDTPAPRPDGLTPLPRRVPQTSLAVELREEVSARGQEEDADEFTADHAASSLAGFQRGTLRARDEDDLLDTPEDTLAPGEPTTADSNGRPGAPEAPPVAARTPDTDRS